One segment of Agromyces albus DNA contains the following:
- the holA gene encoding DNA polymerase III subunit delta, translating to MAARASGSVKAKAAIPQLPWHGIRPASVVLVTGGEEVLAERATTMLRDFLRAEDPALEVSDLEADGYRRGELLTLASPSLFGEPRLIRVQAVERASDDFLLDALDYLGQVADSTTLVLRHKGGVRGKKLLDAIRAGTGGGIEIVCTELKKDAEKQDFAATEFRAAGRKISPGALRALVAAFSDDLAELAAACRQLIADAPGDISEGVVARYYGGRVETSSFAVADAAIAGRRGDALIALRHALDSGADPVPMVAAFAMKVRTMAKVSGVRGGGAQVASSLGLAPWQVDRARRDLAGWNDEGLALAIEALAATDAAVKGAERDPVFALERLVGVIASRGRDPR from the coding sequence GTGGCGGCACGCGCGAGTGGATCGGTCAAGGCGAAGGCGGCGATCCCGCAATTGCCGTGGCACGGCATCCGCCCCGCATCGGTCGTGCTCGTGACGGGCGGCGAAGAGGTCCTCGCCGAACGTGCCACGACGATGCTCCGAGACTTCCTCCGCGCAGAAGATCCCGCGCTCGAGGTGAGCGACCTCGAGGCCGACGGGTATCGCCGCGGCGAGCTCCTCACCCTCGCGAGCCCCTCACTGTTCGGCGAACCACGGCTCATCCGAGTGCAGGCCGTCGAACGCGCGAGCGACGACTTCCTGCTCGATGCCCTCGACTATCTCGGCCAGGTCGCCGATTCGACCACGCTCGTGCTCCGGCACAAGGGAGGCGTGCGCGGCAAGAAGCTGCTCGACGCGATCCGTGCAGGCACAGGCGGCGGCATCGAGATCGTCTGCACCGAACTGAAGAAAGACGCCGAGAAGCAGGATTTCGCCGCCACCGAGTTCCGTGCCGCCGGTCGCAAGATCAGCCCGGGGGCACTGCGTGCGCTCGTGGCGGCCTTCAGCGATGACCTCGCCGAGCTCGCCGCCGCATGTCGACAGCTCATCGCCGACGCTCCCGGCGACATCTCCGAGGGTGTCGTGGCGCGCTACTACGGAGGCCGCGTCGAGACCAGTTCGTTCGCCGTCGCCGATGCCGCGATCGCGGGCCGCCGTGGAGACGCGCTTATCGCCTTGCGCCACGCGCTCGACAGCGGCGCAGACCCGGTGCCGATGGTGGCGGCGTTCGCTATGAAGGTGCGCACGATGGCCAAGGTGTCGGGGGTGCGTGGCGGCGGAGCGCAGGTCGCCTCGTCGCTCGGGCTCGCGCCGTGGCAGGTCGACCGGGCCCGTCGCGATCTCGCCGGCTGGAACGATGAAGGGCTCGCTCTTGCGATCGAGGCGCTCGCGGCGACCGATGCGGCGGTCAAGGGCGCCGAGCGCGATCCGGTGTTCGCCCTCGAACGACTCGTCGGCGTCATCGCCTCCCGCGGGCGCGATCCTCGCTGA
- the rpsT gene encoding 30S ribosomal protein S20 yields the protein MANIKSQIKRIRTNLKAQERNKAVKSEVKSAVRATRDAIASGDKEKAASALRVATRKLDKAASKGVIHKNQAANRKSSIAKQVASL from the coding sequence GTGGCAAACATCAAGTCGCAGATCAAGCGCATCCGCACTAACCTCAAGGCGCAGGAGCGCAACAAGGCCGTCAAGAGCGAAGTGAAGAGCGCCGTTCGCGCGACGCGCGACGCCATCGCCTCGGGCGACAAGGAGAAGGCGGCCAGCGCCCTCCGCGTCGCGACGCGCAAGCTCGACAAGGCGGCCAGCAAGGGCGTCATCCACAAGAACCAGGCTGCGAACCGCAAGTCGTCGATCGCGAAGCAGGTTGCTTCGCTCTGA
- a CDS encoding alpha/beta fold hydrolase, giving the protein MPRARVVLVHGLRTSATMWRKQRAMLARHDLDVVAIDLPGHGTRLGEPFSFDEAMRLIDEGLNPPGALPVPRLLVGLSLGGYLAMEFAATHPDRLDGLVAASCGTRPRGPALAGYRRLAALIGRMPDRGRALHDLMTRLFLSPGAAEDVLAGGVALDVMAPVLEAAASMDPEAALARIEVPVWLVNGRFDHFRFDERRMLRAARDARLVVVPGATHLVSLVRPDDFAAVVAGAVAELERRAAVAARRRRIARESGSAQDGTASGAPSTSRIGVAGE; this is encoded by the coding sequence ATGCCACGCGCCCGTGTCGTGCTCGTGCACGGTCTCCGCACCTCGGCGACGATGTGGCGGAAGCAGCGCGCCATGCTCGCACGACACGACCTCGACGTGGTCGCGATCGACTTGCCCGGGCACGGAACCCGGCTCGGCGAGCCGTTCTCGTTCGACGAGGCGATGCGCCTCATCGATGAGGGGCTGAATCCGCCCGGCGCGCTCCCGGTACCGCGACTGCTCGTGGGGCTGAGCCTCGGCGGCTACTTGGCGATGGAGTTCGCGGCGACGCATCCCGATCGCCTCGACGGGCTCGTGGCGGCGTCGTGCGGCACCCGCCCCCGTGGTCCGGCACTCGCCGGGTACCGCCGCCTCGCGGCCTTGATCGGGAGGATGCCCGACCGCGGCCGCGCATTGCACGATCTGATGACGCGCCTCTTCCTTTCGCCCGGCGCTGCAGAGGACGTGCTCGCCGGCGGCGTCGCCCTCGACGTCATGGCGCCCGTGCTCGAGGCGGCGGCGTCGATGGACCCCGAGGCGGCGCTCGCCCGCATCGAGGTTCCCGTGTGGCTCGTGAACGGCCGATTCGATCACTTCCGCTTCGATGAACGACGGATGCTCCGTGCTGCACGCGACGCTCGCCTCGTCGTCGTGCCCGGCGCCACCCATCTCGTGAGCCTCGTGCGCCCCGACGACTTCGCGGCCGTCGTGGCAGGTGCCGTGGCCGAACTCGAACGACGCGCCGCGGTGGCCGCACGGCGTCGCCGGATCGCACGCGAATCGGGATCCGCTCAGGATGGCACCGCCTCCGGTGCGCCGTCGACGAGCCGCATTGGTGTGGCCGGGGAGTAG
- the lepA gene encoding translation elongation factor 4 — MSPRAANPPVPAATDPALIRNFCIIAHIDHGKSTLADRMLGITGVVSDRDMRAQYLDRMDIERERGITIKSQAVRMPWQVGDTSYALNMIDTPGHVDFSYEVSRSLAACEGAILLVDAAQGIEAQTLANLYLALENDLEIIPVLNKIDLPAAEPEKYARELADLIGGSPDDVMKVSGKTGVGVEELLDRVVERIPAPVGNADAPARAMIFDSVYDSYRGVVTYVRMIDGHLAPRERIQMMSTRATHEILEIGVSAPEPTPGKGLGIGEVGYLITGVKDVRQSKVGDTVTTAAKPATQALPGYTEPLPMVFSGIYPIDGGDYPELREALDKLKLSDAALVYEPETSVALGFGFRCGFLGLLHLEIVTERLRREWGLDLIATAPSVVYEVTTEDKKTVTVTNPSEFPTGAKIVEVREPMVRAAILAPKDYVGTIMELCQSRRGALLGMEYLGEDRVEIRYNMPLGEIVFDFFDQLKSKTAGYASLDYEPTGDQAADLVKVDILLQGEQVDAFSAIVHRDKAYAYGVLMTGRLRELIPRQQFEVPIQAAIGARIIARESIRAMRKDVLAKCYGGDISRKRKLLEKQKEGKKRMKMVGRVEVPQEAFIAALSGDTEKKDAKK, encoded by the coding sequence ATGTCCCCTCGAGCCGCCAATCCTCCGGTGCCCGCCGCCACCGACCCAGCGCTGATCCGCAACTTCTGCATCATCGCGCACATCGACCATGGCAAGTCGACCCTCGCCGACCGCATGCTCGGCATCACCGGCGTCGTCTCCGACCGTGACATGCGCGCCCAGTACCTCGACCGCATGGACATCGAGCGTGAGCGCGGCATCACGATCAAGAGCCAGGCCGTGCGCATGCCGTGGCAGGTCGGCGACACGTCGTACGCGCTCAACATGATCGACACGCCGGGTCACGTCGACTTCAGCTATGAGGTCTCCCGCTCGCTCGCGGCGTGCGAGGGAGCGATCCTCCTCGTCGACGCTGCACAGGGCATCGAGGCGCAGACCCTCGCGAACCTCTACCTCGCGCTCGAGAACGACCTCGAGATCATCCCCGTGCTCAACAAGATCGATCTCCCGGCCGCCGAGCCCGAGAAGTACGCGCGCGAGCTCGCCGACCTCATCGGTGGCTCGCCCGACGACGTCATGAAGGTCTCGGGCAAGACGGGCGTCGGCGTCGAGGAGCTGCTCGACCGCGTCGTCGAGCGCATCCCTGCGCCGGTCGGCAACGCGGATGCCCCGGCTCGGGCCATGATCTTCGACTCCGTCTACGACAGCTACCGCGGTGTCGTCACCTACGTGCGCATGATCGACGGTCATCTCGCGCCGCGCGAGCGCATCCAGATGATGTCCACGCGCGCCACGCACGAGATCCTCGAGATCGGCGTCAGCGCGCCCGAGCCGACGCCCGGCAAGGGGCTCGGTATCGGCGAGGTCGGCTACCTCATCACGGGCGTGAAAGACGTGCGCCAGTCGAAGGTCGGCGACACCGTCACGACGGCCGCGAAGCCCGCGACTCAGGCGTTGCCCGGCTACACCGAGCCGCTACCCATGGTGTTCTCCGGCATCTATCCCATCGACGGCGGCGACTACCCCGAGCTTCGCGAGGCGCTCGACAAGCTGAAGCTGTCGGATGCCGCGCTCGTCTACGAGCCCGAGACCTCGGTCGCCCTCGGCTTCGGCTTCCGTTGCGGCTTCCTCGGACTCCTCCACCTCGAGATCGTCACCGAGCGGTTGCGCCGCGAGTGGGGTCTCGACCTCATCGCGACAGCTCCGTCGGTCGTCTACGAGGTGACCACCGAAGACAAGAAGACGGTCACCGTCACCAACCCGAGCGAGTTCCCGACGGGCGCGAAGATCGTCGAGGTGCGTGAGCCCATGGTGCGCGCGGCGATCCTCGCCCCGAAAGACTACGTAGGCACGATCATGGAGCTCTGCCAGAGCCGCCGCGGTGCGCTCCTCGGCATGGAGTACCTCGGTGAAGACCGCGTCGAGATCCGCTACAACATGCCCCTCGGCGAGATCGTCTTCGACTTCTTCGACCAGTTGAAGTCGAAGACCGCGGGGTACGCCTCGCTCGACTACGAGCCCACGGGCGACCAGGCTGCTGATCTCGTGAAGGTCGACATCCTGTTGCAGGGCGAGCAGGTCGACGCGTTCAGCGCCATCGTGCATCGCGACAAGGCGTATGCCTATGGCGTGCTCATGACGGGGCGCCTGCGCGAGCTGATCCCGCGGCAGCAGTTCGAGGTACCGATCCAGGCCGCGATCGGCGCCCGCATCATCGCGCGCGAGTCGATCCGCGCCATGCGCAAAGACGTGCTCGCCAAGTGCTACGGCGGTGACATCAGCCGCAAGCGCAAGCTCCTCGAGAAGCAGAAAGAGGGCAAGAAGCGCATGAAGATGGTCGGCCGGGTGGAGGTGCCGCAGGAGGCGTTCATCGCCGCCCTGAGCGGCGACACCGAGAAGAAAGACGCGAAGAAGTAG
- a CDS encoding DUF1990 family protein has translation MTRRSTFTDQSVTYGAIGATLAPDLLRYPPAGYRPAEDAVRIGSGIERFERAAESLMTWGIQRGAGFTVDDVSTGTGAQYPGVVYDADGSPLADQPAPRAEERFGPDGTPYIAAGMTATLRHKGRFRTQSTPVLVVYVLDEPDRIGFAYGTTADGPESGEESFILERRDDDTVWLTIRSILATRGGIRGLFAPGQRRKRRELTRVELRALHPAGGV, from the coding sequence ATGACTCGCCGAAGCACGTTCACCGACCAGTCGGTCACCTATGGCGCGATCGGGGCGACCCTCGCGCCCGATCTCCTGCGCTATCCGCCGGCGGGCTATCGCCCCGCTGAGGACGCGGTGCGAATCGGCAGCGGCATCGAGCGATTCGAGCGGGCCGCGGAATCGCTCATGACGTGGGGCATCCAGCGGGGCGCCGGCTTCACGGTCGACGACGTCTCCACGGGCACCGGTGCGCAGTACCCGGGCGTCGTCTACGACGCCGACGGCTCGCCGCTCGCCGACCAGCCGGCACCGCGCGCCGAGGAACGATTCGGCCCCGACGGAACGCCCTACATCGCAGCCGGCATGACGGCGACGCTTCGCCACAAGGGGCGCTTCCGCACGCAGTCCACGCCCGTACTCGTCGTCTACGTGCTCGACGAGCCCGACCGCATCGGCTTCGCCTACGGCACGACCGCCGACGGACCCGAGAGCGGCGAGGAGTCCTTCATCCTCGAGCGACGCGACGACGACACCGTGTGGCTCACCATCCGCTCGATCCTCGCGACTCGCGGCGGCATCCGCGGCCTGTTCGCGCCCGGCCAGCGGCGGAAGCGGCGCGAGCTCACTCGCGTCGAGCTCCGCGCCCTGCATCCTGCGGGTGGCGTGTAG
- the hemW gene encoding radical SAM family heme chaperone HemW: MGSALPLGDPAPADGVLPPSAAAGAAERAFGVYVHVPFCRVRCGYCDFNTYTAGELRGAKQADYADHAIGEIRMSRRMLEASDVPDRTAQTVFFGGGTPTLLPADDLVRMLGAVRDEFGFAAGVEVTTEANPDSVGPDDLRRLADGGFTRVSFGMQSAVPHVLAALDRTHDPARVPLVVDWARDAGLDVSLDLIYGTPGESLDDWRRSLESAIGQQPDHLSAYALIVEQGTKLARQIRRGELATPDDDLEADMYELAEDLLGAAGYEWYEVSNWATAPAHRSRHNLGYWRSDDWWGVGPGAHSHVGGVRWWNAKHPAAYAERVAAGVSPAVGREVLDASTRETERVLLGTRIREGIDLGSLRPEGRTAVAGLIADGLVDARTALSGGLVLTMRGRLLADAVVRRLLEV, from the coding sequence GTGGGCTCCGCCCTCCCGCTCGGCGATCCGGCGCCGGCCGACGGCGTGCTGCCGCCTTCCGCGGCCGCAGGTGCCGCTGAGCGCGCATTCGGCGTCTACGTGCACGTGCCCTTCTGCCGGGTGCGCTGCGGCTACTGCGACTTCAACACGTATACGGCCGGTGAGCTACGCGGTGCAAAGCAAGCCGACTACGCCGACCACGCCATCGGCGAGATCCGGATGTCGCGGCGAATGCTCGAGGCATCCGACGTGCCCGACCGCACCGCGCAGACGGTCTTCTTCGGCGGCGGAACGCCGACCCTGCTCCCTGCCGACGACCTCGTGCGCATGCTCGGCGCCGTTCGCGACGAGTTCGGCTTCGCAGCCGGCGTCGAGGTGACGACCGAAGCCAATCCAGATTCGGTGGGGCCCGACGACCTGCGGCGCCTCGCCGACGGCGGATTCACCCGTGTCTCGTTCGGCATGCAATCCGCCGTGCCCCACGTGCTCGCGGCGCTCGACCGCACCCACGACCCAGCACGCGTGCCGCTCGTGGTCGACTGGGCGCGAGATGCCGGGCTCGACGTGAGCCTCGACCTCATCTACGGCACGCCGGGGGAGTCGCTCGACGATTGGCGGCGAAGCCTGGAGTCCGCCATCGGGCAACAACCAGACCACCTGAGCGCGTATGCGCTCATCGTCGAGCAAGGCACGAAGCTCGCGAGGCAGATCCGCCGCGGCGAGCTCGCAACGCCCGACGACGACCTCGAGGCCGACATGTACGAGCTCGCCGAAGACCTGCTCGGTGCAGCGGGCTACGAGTGGTACGAGGTGAGCAACTGGGCGACCGCGCCCGCGCACCGTTCACGGCACAACCTCGGCTACTGGCGCAGTGACGACTGGTGGGGCGTCGGCCCCGGTGCGCACAGCCACGTGGGCGGCGTGCGCTGGTGGAACGCGAAGCATCCGGCGGCGTATGCCGAACGTGTTGCCGCCGGGGTGTCGCCGGCGGTCGGCCGCGAGGTGCTCGACGCGTCGACGCGAGAGACCGAGCGGGTTCTGCTCGGCACCCGCATCCGCGAGGGGATCGACCTCGGCTCGCTGCGCCCCGAAGGACGCACGGCGGTCGCCGGTCTCATCGCCGACGGGCTCGTTGATGCGAGAACCGCCCTCTCGGGTGGGCTCGTGCTCACGATGAGAGGGCGGCTGCTCGCCGACGCCGTGGTCAGGCGCCTGCTCGAGGTGTGA
- a CDS encoding DUF4870 domain-containing protein, which produces MSDATPPPPSSPYEQTNQLNPADEKLWSMLIHLGGIFFGFIPALVGYLVLKDRGPFVRAHTATALNFQITMTIAMIVSSILTIILIGFLLMAAIGVLIIVFSIIAAVKANQGQPYSYPLSIKFVS; this is translated from the coding sequence ATGTCCGACGCAACACCGCCGCCGCCATCGAGCCCCTACGAGCAGACCAATCAGCTGAACCCAGCCGACGAGAAGCTGTGGTCGATGCTCATCCACCTCGGCGGCATCTTCTTCGGGTTCATCCCCGCACTCGTCGGCTACCTCGTGCTGAAGGATCGCGGACCGTTCGTGCGCGCGCACACCGCGACGGCGCTGAACTTCCAGATCACGATGACCATCGCGATGATCGTCAGCTCGATCCTCACGATCATCCTCATCGGCTTCCTGCTGATGGCGGCGATCGGCGTCCTGATCATCGTCTTCAGCATCATCGCCGCCGTGAAGGCGAACCAGGGCCAGCCGTACTCGTACCCGCTCTCGATCAAGTTCGTGAGCTGA
- a CDS encoding DUF4870 domain-containing protein, which produces MTDPNAQTPDPNVPPPQQPAAPQPVAAAPLSPEQDIQWGSFAHLGGVLGFLPSLIIWLVFKDRGTFTNTEGKEALNFQITLVFAYIAVWIVTALVTVVTFGLGSVLSLLAWVVWILGVVFSIIAFLQAKDGKHYRYPFSVRLIK; this is translated from the coding sequence ATGACCGACCCCAATGCTCAGACTCCCGACCCCAACGTCCCGCCGCCGCAGCAGCCTGCAGCTCCGCAGCCGGTCGCTGCCGCGCCACTGTCGCCTGAGCAGGACATCCAGTGGGGTTCATTCGCACACCTCGGTGGAGTCCTCGGATTCCTGCCGTCGCTCATCATCTGGCTCGTGTTCAAGGATCGTGGCACGTTCACGAACACCGAGGGCAAGGAGGCGCTGAACTTCCAGATCACGCTGGTCTTCGCGTACATCGCGGTCTGGATCGTCACGGCGCTCGTGACCGTCGTCACCTTCGGCCTCGGCAGCGTGCTGTCGCTGCTCGCCTGGGTCGTGTGGATCCTGGGCGTCGTGTTCTCGATCATCGCGTTCCTCCAGGCGAAGGACGGCAAGCACTACCGTTACCCGTTCTCCGTGCGTCTCATCAAGTAG
- the hrcA gene encoding heat-inducible transcriptional repressor HrcA, whose protein sequence is MVSERSLAVLRAIVQDYVASREPVGSKTIVERHAFGVSAATIRNDMALLEEEELIAAPHTSSGRIPTDKGYRVFVDQLTDVRPLTQAQRQAIETFLGESSDLDELLARTVRLIAQLTKQLAVVQYPSFTSARVRHVELVSLAPNRVLCVLIADSGQVEQRLVELEQPVDEDTLADLRVRLNDIAAGETMADAAIALSGEVRSADRRHAAVMHTLAATLAEQARVQRTDRLVVAGAANLVRTEQDFAGSILGVIEAIEEQVVLLKLFGEMATDEHGVAVRIGRENASFGLGETSVVTSAFEIPGRDISRLGVVGPTRMDYSNSMAAVRAVARYLSRTLGES, encoded by the coding sequence ATGGTCTCCGAACGGAGTCTCGCGGTGCTCCGCGCGATCGTGCAGGACTACGTGGCGTCACGCGAGCCCGTGGGCTCGAAGACGATCGTCGAACGCCATGCGTTCGGCGTCTCCGCCGCGACGATCCGCAATGACATGGCGCTCCTCGAAGAGGAGGAGCTCATCGCGGCGCCGCACACGTCGTCGGGCAGAATCCCCACCGACAAGGGCTACCGCGTCTTCGTCGACCAGCTGACCGACGTGCGTCCGCTGACCCAGGCGCAACGGCAGGCGATCGAGACCTTCCTCGGCGAGTCGAGCGACCTCGACGAACTCCTCGCACGCACCGTGCGGCTGATCGCCCAGCTCACGAAGCAACTCGCCGTGGTGCAGTACCCGAGCTTCACGAGCGCCCGCGTGCGGCACGTCGAGCTCGTCTCGCTCGCGCCGAACCGGGTGCTCTGCGTCCTCATCGCCGACTCCGGCCAGGTCGAACAGCGACTCGTCGAGCTCGAGCAGCCCGTCGACGAAGACACCCTCGCCGACTTGCGCGTGCGCCTCAACGACATCGCTGCGGGCGAGACGATGGCGGATGCCGCGATCGCCCTCTCGGGCGAGGTCCGCTCCGCCGATCGCCGTCACGCCGCAGTGATGCACACGCTCGCCGCGACGCTCGCCGAGCAGGCGCGCGTCCAGCGCACCGACCGGCTCGTCGTCGCCGGTGCCGCGAACCTCGTGCGAACCGAGCAGGACTTCGCGGGATCGATCCTCGGTGTCATCGAGGCGATCGAGGAGCAGGTCGTGCTCCTGAAGCTCTTCGGCGAGATGGCCACCGACGAGCACGGCGTCGCCGTGCGGATCGGGCGTGAGAACGCCTCCTTCGGCCTCGGGGAGACCTCGGTCGTCACGAGCGCGTTCGAGATCCCCGGGCGCGACATCTCCCGGCTCGGGGTCGTGGGGCCGACCCGAATGGACTACTCCAACAGCATGGCGGCGGTTCGCGCCGTGGCACGCTACCTCTCCCGCACCCTCGGCGAGAGCTGA
- the dnaJ gene encoding molecular chaperone DnaJ: protein MADHYEVLGVAHDATPDEIKKAYRRLARELHPDVNPGAEASERFKSVTHAYDVLSDPKQRQQYDLGGQGGFSGQGFGGFGDIFETFFGAGQATRGPRSRRERGQDALIRVEVGLEEVIFGTHRDIEVDTAITCGTCHGSCCQPGTSPVTCDICHGTGSIQRSVRSLLGNVMTSSPCGTCRGYGTVIATPCITCQGQGRVRARRTVPVDIPAGVDTGVRLQMPGSGEAGPAGGPNGDLYLEIKVKNHEVFSRNGDDLLCFLEVAMTDAILGTSTTIPALDGDVDVELRAGLQSGEILTVKDRGVTKLRGTGRGDLKIGVQVVTPTKLSTKERDLIQQFAASKKSHGPELGHFQQGLFARLRDRFLG from the coding sequence GTGGCCGACCACTACGAGGTCCTCGGCGTCGCACACGACGCCACTCCCGACGAGATCAAGAAGGCGTATCGGCGCCTCGCCCGAGAGCTCCACCCCGACGTGAATCCCGGAGCCGAGGCATCCGAGCGATTCAAATCGGTAACGCACGCCTACGACGTGCTGAGCGACCCCAAGCAGCGCCAGCAGTACGACCTGGGCGGGCAGGGCGGCTTCAGCGGGCAGGGCTTCGGCGGGTTCGGCGACATCTTCGAGACGTTCTTCGGTGCCGGCCAGGCCACTCGCGGGCCGCGGTCGCGACGCGAGCGCGGGCAGGATGCGCTCATCCGGGTGGAGGTCGGGCTCGAAGAGGTCATCTTCGGCACCCACCGCGACATCGAGGTCGACACCGCGATCACGTGCGGCACGTGCCACGGCAGCTGCTGCCAACCGGGCACCTCGCCCGTCACGTGCGACATCTGCCACGGCACCGGCTCGATCCAGCGCTCGGTGCGCTCGCTGCTCGGCAACGTCATGACGTCGAGCCCCTGCGGCACCTGCCGGGGCTACGGCACCGTGATCGCCACGCCGTGCATCACGTGCCAGGGCCAGGGTCGCGTGCGTGCCCGGCGAACCGTGCCCGTCGACATCCCCGCCGGCGTCGACACGGGTGTTCGCCTGCAGATGCCCGGCTCAGGGGAGGCCGGACCTGCCGGCGGCCCCAACGGCGATCTCTACCTCGAGATCAAGGTCAAGAACCACGAGGTCTTCAGCCGCAACGGCGATGACCTCCTGTGCTTCCTCGAGGTGGCGATGACCGACGCGATCCTCGGCACGAGCACGACGATCCCCGCGCTCGACGGAGACGTCGACGTAGAACTCAGGGCGGGGCTGCAGAGCGGCGAGATCCTCACCGTGAAAGACCGCGGCGTCACGAAGCTCCGCGGCACCGGACGCGGCGACCTGAAGATCGGCGTGCAGGTCGTGACCCCGACGAAGCTCTCGACGAAGGAACGCGATCTCATCCAGCAGTTCGCCGCCTCGAAGAAATCGCACGGGCCCGAGCTCGGACACTTCCAGCAGGGGCTCTTCGCGCGCCTCCGCGACCGGTTCCTCGGCTAG